A stretch of the Massilia varians genome encodes the following:
- a CDS encoding methyl-accepting chemotaxis protein: MFNRMKVGTRLLAGFLTVVFIGAVVAAIGIVSMSNMNENTDRLYTRELLGIAHTKEANIHLIDIGRSLRNLMLAREAQERKAALDAIEARTAMLSASLDKARPLYFSERGKRGFAAVDQALSEYQTAVRQAMKMAVDDSAADKDAMLDYLRTTVAPRSDEVDKRLTALIQIKEENARKVAAEATATYESSRSTMLLLVLGSALGGISLGVLITRSLTRQLGGEPAYASEIAGRIAAGELDIDVALRPGDRASLLFAMKTMRDSLAHIVGDVRKGTDAIASASSQIASGNLDLSSRTEEQASSLEETASSMEELTSTVKQNADNAQQANALALKASDVAERGGMVVSQVVDTMASINASSKKIVDIIGVIDGIAFQTNILALNAAVEAARAGEQGRGFAVVASEVRTLAQRSAAAAKEIKLLIDDSVGKVDAGARLVDQAGATMDEIVASVRRVTDIMGEISSASLEQTSGIEQINMAISQMDQVTQQNASLVEEAAAAAESLQDQAGKLAGLVSVFKLDARAPSAAAPAAPARTARTATRLAAPAPAPAPTRPAAGPAPRAASVREEDWESF, translated from the coding sequence ATGTTCAATCGCATGAAGGTCGGCACACGCCTGCTCGCCGGCTTCCTCACCGTTGTGTTCATCGGCGCCGTGGTCGCCGCCATCGGTATCGTCAGCATGTCCAACATGAACGAGAACACCGACCGCTTGTACACCCGGGAACTGCTGGGCATCGCCCATACCAAGGAAGCGAACATCCATTTGATCGACATCGGACGTTCGCTGCGCAACCTGATGCTGGCGCGCGAGGCGCAGGAACGCAAGGCGGCGCTCGACGCCATCGAGGCACGCACGGCCATGCTGAGCGCCAGCCTCGACAAGGCACGCCCACTCTATTTCAGCGAGCGTGGCAAGCGCGGTTTCGCCGCGGTCGACCAGGCCCTGAGCGAATACCAGACAGCGGTACGCCAGGCAATGAAGATGGCTGTGGACGACAGCGCCGCCGACAAGGACGCAATGCTGGACTACCTGCGCACCACGGTGGCGCCCCGTTCCGACGAGGTCGATAAACGGCTGACGGCGCTGATCCAGATCAAGGAAGAGAACGCGCGCAAGGTGGCAGCCGAAGCGACGGCGACCTATGAATCGAGCCGCAGCACCATGCTGCTGCTGGTGCTCGGCAGCGCGCTCGGCGGCATCAGCCTGGGCGTCCTGATCACCCGCAGCCTGACCCGCCAGCTGGGCGGCGAACCCGCCTATGCGAGCGAGATCGCCGGCCGCATCGCCGCCGGCGAGCTGGACATCGACGTCGCCCTGCGCCCGGGCGACCGCGCCAGCCTGCTGTTCGCGATGAAGACCATGCGCGACAGCCTGGCGCACATCGTCGGCGACGTCCGCAAGGGCACCGACGCCATCGCCTCGGCCTCGAGCCAGATCGCCAGCGGCAACCTCGACCTGTCGTCGCGCACCGAGGAACAGGCCAGCTCGCTGGAAGAAACCGCGTCGTCGATGGAAGAGCTCACGTCGACCGTCAAGCAGAACGCCGACAACGCCCAGCAGGCCAACGCCCTGGCGCTGAAGGCCTCGGACGTGGCCGAACGCGGCGGCATGGTGGTGTCGCAGGTGGTCGACACCATGGCTTCGATCAACGCCTCCTCGAAGAAGATCGTCGACATCATCGGCGTCATCGACGGCATCGCCTTCCAGACCAACATCCTGGCCCTGAACGCGGCCGTGGAAGCGGCGCGCGCCGGCGAACAGGGCCGCGGCTTCGCGGTGGTGGCTTCCGAAGTGCGTACCCTGGCCCAGCGTTCAGCCGCCGCGGCCAAGGAAATCAAGCTCCTGATCGACGATTCGGTCGGCAAGGTGGACGCCGGCGCCCGTCTGGTCGACCAGGCCGGCGCCACGATGGACGAGATCGTCGCCAGCGTGCGCCGCGTCACCGACATCATGGGCGAGATTTCGTCGGCCAGCCTGGAGCAGACCTCGGGCATCGAACAGATCAACATGGCCATCAGCCAGATGGACCAGGTGACCCAGCAGAACGCCTCGCTGGTGGAAGAAGCGGCGGCGGCGGCCGAATCGCTGCAGGACCAGGCCGGCAAGCTGGCCGGGCTGGTATCGGTGTTCAAGCTGGATGCGCGCGCACCATCGGCGGCTGCGCCTGCCGCGCCGGCCAGGACGGCCAGGACGGCCACCCGCCTGGCTGCGCCTGCGCCTGCCCCGGCGCCGACCCGCCCGGCGGCAGGTCCAGCGCCACGCGCGGCCAGCGTGCGCGAAGAGGATTGGGAAAGCTTCTGA
- a CDS encoding PilT/PilU family type 4a pilus ATPase: protein MERDQASKFMFDLLRLMTSKGGSDLFITAGFPPAIKIDGKMTPVSSQALSGTHTADLARAIMNDKQAAGFELTKEANFAISPGDLGRFRVSAFMQMGCVGMVLRVITTTIPRFEDLELPETLKDVIMTKRGLVIMVGATGSGKSTTLAAMVGYRNENSYGHIITIEDPVEFVHPHRNCVITQREVGVDTDSFEAALKNSLRQAPDVIQIGEIRDRETMEHAIAFAETGHLCLATLHANSANQALDRIINFFPEERRQQLLMDLSLNLKGLISQRLIPKKEAKGRVVAMEILLNSPLISDLIFKGDVHEIKEIMKKSRELGMQTFDQALFDLYEADKISYEDALRNADSVNDLRLNIKLNSKHAKNRDFSTGMDHLGIV, encoded by the coding sequence ATGGAACGCGACCAGGCATCCAAGTTCATGTTCGACCTGCTGCGCCTGATGACCAGCAAGGGCGGATCCGATCTGTTCATCACCGCGGGCTTCCCGCCGGCGATCAAGATCGATGGCAAGATGACGCCGGTCTCGAGCCAGGCCCTGTCCGGCACCCATACGGCCGACCTGGCGCGCGCCATCATGAACGACAAGCAGGCCGCCGGCTTCGAGCTGACCAAGGAAGCGAACTTCGCGATCAGCCCGGGCGACCTGGGGCGCTTTCGCGTCTCGGCCTTCATGCAGATGGGCTGCGTGGGCATGGTGCTGCGCGTGATCACCACCACCATCCCGCGTTTCGAGGACCTCGAGCTGCCGGAAACCCTGAAGGACGTGATCATGACCAAGCGCGGCCTGGTCATCATGGTCGGCGCCACCGGCTCGGGCAAATCGACCACGCTGGCGGCGATGGTCGGCTACCGCAACGAGAACAGCTACGGCCACATCATCACCATCGAGGACCCGGTCGAATTCGTCCACCCGCACCGGAACTGCGTGATCACCCAGCGCGAAGTGGGCGTCGATACCGACAGTTTCGAGGCGGCGCTGAAGAATTCGCTGCGCCAGGCGCCGGACGTGATCCAGATCGGCGAGATCCGCGACCGCGAGACCATGGAGCACGCAATCGCGTTCGCCGAGACCGGCCACCTGTGCCTGGCCACCCTGCACGCCAACAGCGCCAACCAGGCGCTCGACCGCATCATCAACTTCTTCCCCGAAGAGCGCCGCCAGCAACTCCTGATGGACCTCTCGCTCAACCTGAAAGGCCTGATCTCGCAGCGCCTGATCCCGAAGAAGGAAGCCAAGGGCCGCGTGGTGGCGATGGAGATCCTGCTGAACTCCCCGCTTATCTCCGACCTGATCTTCAAGGGCGACGTCCACGAGATCAAGGAGATCATGAAGAAGTCGCGCGAACTGGGCATGCAAACTTTCGACCAGGCCCTGTTCGACCTGTACGAGGCGGACAAGATCAGCTACGAGGATGCGCTGCGCAACGCCGACTCGGTGAACGACCTGCGCCTGAACATCAAGCTCAACAGCAAGCACGCGAAGAACCGCGATTTCTCGACCGGGATGGATCACCTCGGCATCGTGTGA
- a CDS encoding type IV pilus twitching motility protein PilT, giving the protein MDISELLAFSVKNKASDLHLSAGLPPMIRVHGDVRRINLPPLEHKDVHGMIYDIMNDGQRKQYEEVLECDFSFAIPGLARFRVNAFNQERGAAAVLRTIPSKILSLEELNAPKIFSELALKPRGLVLVTGPTGSGKSTTLAAMINHLNENEYGHILTIEDPIEFVHDSKKCLINQREVGPHTLSFNNALRSALREDPDCILVGELRDLETIRLALSAAETGHLVFGTLHTSSAAKTIDRIVDVFPAEEKEMVRAMLSESLQAVVSQTLLKTKDGSGRVAAHEIMIGTPAIRNLIREAKIAQMYSSIQTGSSVGMQTLDQNLTDLVRRNVISSAAARAAAKIPENFPG; this is encoded by the coding sequence ATGGACATTTCGGAATTGCTCGCCTTCTCGGTCAAGAATAAGGCTTCTGACCTGCACCTGTCGGCCGGCCTGCCGCCGATGATCCGCGTGCACGGCGACGTGCGCCGCATCAACCTGCCGCCGCTGGAGCACAAGGATGTGCACGGCATGATCTATGACATCATGAACGACGGCCAGCGCAAGCAGTACGAGGAAGTGCTGGAGTGCGACTTCTCGTTCGCGATCCCCGGCCTGGCGCGCTTTCGCGTCAACGCCTTCAACCAGGAGCGCGGCGCGGCCGCGGTGCTGCGTACCATTCCGTCCAAGATCCTGTCGCTGGAAGAACTGAACGCGCCGAAGATCTTCAGCGAGCTGGCGCTGAAACCGCGCGGCCTGGTCCTGGTGACCGGCCCCACCGGCTCGGGCAAGTCGACCACGCTGGCGGCAATGATCAACCACCTCAACGAAAACGAGTACGGCCACATCCTCACCATCGAGGACCCGATCGAATTCGTGCACGACTCCAAGAAGTGCCTGATCAACCAGCGCGAAGTCGGCCCGCACACCCTGTCCTTCAACAACGCGCTGCGCTCGGCGCTGCGCGAAGACCCCGACTGCATCCTGGTGGGCGAGCTGCGCGACCTGGAAACCATCCGCCTGGCCCTGTCGGCGGCAGAGACCGGCCACCTGGTGTTCGGCACCCTGCACACCTCCTCGGCCGCCAAGACCATCGACCGTATCGTCGACGTGTTCCCGGCCGAAGAGAAGGAGATGGTGCGCGCGATGCTGTCGGAGTCGCTGCAGGCCGTCGTCTCGCAGACCCTGCTCAAGACCAAGGACGGCTCGGGCCGCGTGGCGGCGCACGAGATCATGATCGGCACCCCGGCGATCCGCAACCTGATCCGCGAAGCCAAGATCGCGCAGATGTATTCGAGCATCCAGACCGGCAGCAGCGTCGGCATGCAGACGCTCGACCAGAACCTGACCGACCTGGTGCGCCGCAACGTGATCTCCAGCGCCGCGGCCCGCGCCGCCGCCAAGATTCCAGAAAACTTCCCGGGTTAA